The DNA window TCACGCCATACTGATGAACCCAAATTCACAACTATAAAATGTTCCTCAACCCAGTGTTAAAAGTGgcattaaagtcaacatgaagacAAAATGGACcctttttactttcttaatacataTTTGTGATCTTATTATGCAAATTTctccaaaataaaacaatttcgTCTGacaacactttagattagggaacattGACTATTCACTCTTAAATAGCATATTACAGTTTATTAGTACGTCTTATTCTGCATTTTTTATTCCCCAACCTTATACCTtaacataactactacaacatCTACCTTACTTCCTATCAATAAGCAAAAAATTATGTCTGTTTATACTtggaaatataaaaagaaaatgggTTGTGAATGTTGTTTTATGTTGCCTCTGAATGATTAATTCAGCCAATTTTGAAagtttgctaaaaatgtattcactctcaggccattcaagatgtagatgagtttgtttcttcatgagatCAGATTTGGAGAGATATAGCATACCATcacctgctcaccaatggatgctctgcagtgaatgggtgccgtcagaatgagagtccaaacagctgataaaaacatcacaataatccacaagaaatccgCAGCACACCAGTCCATCATTAAGTTCTtattaacttcaaactgttgcctCTGGCTTAAATATGAGTCAGTTATCCGTAATATTATTATCTCaactcgtctgaatcaggagagaaatatgcaaagatcaaccaccatttacaagtgaaaacagtccaaacagTCCAGCTCTATGCACAAATATGttggtagaattttttttttgctgtgagagacaacagggaATGGATTTTTCCATTTGAAGAAGCTATATTGTGTATTCTTAACTTATATTTCAAACATCCTAATTATTCATTTGTTTCTCATATATAAACagctttttcacttcacaagatgactggagtggtgtgaattacttatgaattattgtgatgtttttatcagctgtttggactctcattctgacggcacccattcactgcagggatTCCACTGCTGAGCAAGccatgtaatgctacatttcttcacaTCTTTTTGAAAGAATAAACAAATTCACCTATATTTTCATTAACTTATTACTAGCAACCAACAGAAGGAGTGGCGGGGGAAACGGCACTCACAGAGCATTTTTGTGACTTGCCGATGACGTGCCCTCTGATTGACCCCATCCTGACTGAGCCCGATCTTTGAATCAAAACAGTCCCGTTCTCGATGCAGCTGCAGGCCGATCAGCACATACAACACAGTGATGGTCAGCATCGGCAGGAGGAAGAAGAGCAGTGCTGTCACCTGCACCAGCAAGTTGTAGATCCACCTATCGTGCACTACTGTACACACCCCCGAATCAGGGAAAGTGAGTCCAAAACGGGGATTTAATGTCTCCACACCATGCAGACTAGTATTGGGCAAGGCACACATCAGCGAGACGGCCCAGAGCAAGAGGATAACGCGCTTGGCATGAGCGTGCGTCGCCATGTGTTTGGCCTGCAGAGGATGCACCACCGCTCTGTAGCGCTCAACGCTCAAGGCGGTCACGTTGAGCACTGATGCAAAGCAGACGGTCTCGAACAGGCAGGTTTTGAAGAAGCAGCCAGTGACACCAAACAGAAAGGGATAGTTGCTCCAGAGTTCATAAAGCTCCAGCGGGAGACCAAGCAGCAGCACGAGGAGGTCAGAAATGGCCAAGCTGAACAGGTAGTAGTTTGTGGTTGTGCGCATCACACGGTGACGGGCGATGACTATACACGTCAGGCTGTTGCCCAGCACGCCGACTACAAAGATGAGCAGGTAGGTGATGCACATGGGCAGGAAGAAGGGTGAACGGCAAGGGCCCAGGTACTTCTCCAGGTAAGCGCTGCGGCTCAGACAGAGGTCTGACTGACTCCATGTTCTGTTGTGACACTCGTCCTCTCTGGTGGAGCACCATGACGCATTCACAGCAGCGTACAGGGAGTCTGGAGACGAGCAGTTGTCCTGGATCATTGAGTCTCACGAGGAAATTACCTGCAGAGGTTACAGCAAAAACAGGCAGGGTCAATAAAAAGCCTGCATTTACGTGACCAAAGATACAGTAGAATTGTCACAATGCTCCCGAGGAGGCAAGGAACGCAGAGACGATGGAGTGTAAAGAGTAACAGTCTTTATTTATCCATACAGGGGTAACAGGGCAGGCAAGAACACATAACGAACACATAGGTTAGAATACACTGAACAAAGGCACCAAGGCACAGACAGCACTTTTAAAACAGAACTAAACGAGGGTAATTAGCAAGACACTCCTGAATCAAATGAATGTAATCAAATAAgggagaaactgggtcactgggagCACATGgggacagaaaacaaaaaaacagcaacacCAGTCTGATATTACCTCCCCCTCCTGGAAGGCATGTCCTCGTGCCACTTCACTTCCAGAGGGGAGTGGGGGGGGGGCACCGGTTCCATGAACCATGGCGGAGCAGGTAGTTCGGGGTACCATGTTGGGAGGGTCTCTGGGGCTTGGTCTCAGAACTCAGCCTGGCCCATACAGATGGAGATGTAAAGTCCCCCCCAAATTTTTTCTTGGGGACGACTCTGGATTCCCTGTTTGTGCTAGGGCTGGCTCTGGGCTGGGCTCAGAAGCCCACTCCAAGCTGCATTCTGGAACACAAGCCCTCTTTGGGCTGGACATggaaacaggagccctctctTGGCTAGATACAAAAATAGGAGATGAAGGAGGGCTGGACAGGACCAGTGGAGATAAAGGAGATGAAGGAAAACGAAGGAGAGCTAGATGTCTGGTTGAGCCCTGTGGACAGAGAGGGGTTCCTGCTGAGCTCTGGAGAGCATTCTGGAGCCCTCTTTCGACTCGGGTCAAGGGATAGTTCCAACAGTCTTTTCCTCCTCATTCTCCTCTTTTGGGCTGAAGTGAAGGAGATAGTTGTCATCTTCAAAGGGCTTGGGAGTTAATTGGCCGGTGGAGCAGCCACAGGTTCTGGGCTGAGGACCGGAATGGTTCAGGGAGTTTGAAATGGAGGAACTGAGGTGGATTTCAGCGCAGACCGAACAGATGTTAATCCTGAGTCTTCAACTTTAGCCCCCAGGTCAGCGCTGTTGGAAACCCACTTACGGGCTTGGGGAAATACAGGAGGAGATGGGTGATCAGGAATGTGAAGTGTCCCGTGTTGGGTGAGCTGGAGAGGCGAAGTGTGTTTCAGAGGGGGCTGGAAGAGGATGGTCACATTTTCCTTAGTttcttctacttcaaaatgtgaACCATTTAAATACGGGATGAGATTAATCAACTCGACCGAAGAGAACTCACACTCAGGAAGACTACAGCTAATCAGTTCCTCATCCAGACCCAAATGAAAACAAGCAAAGAGTGAAGCATCATGCCAGCTCACATCTTTCCAAAGGCCACCCCAGTGTTTTGTCACAATGCTCCTGAGGAGGCGAGGAACGCAGAGACGATGGAGTGTAAAGAGTAACACAGCGATAACACAGAGcaggcagaaacacacacagagcacagaGTATAGACTACAACGGACAAAGGAACCAAGGCACAGACAACAC is part of the Carassius auratus strain Wakin chromosome 27, ASM336829v1, whole genome shotgun sequence genome and encodes:
- the LOC113046082 gene encoding neuromedin-U receptor 1-like gives rise to the protein MIQDNCSSPDSLYAAVNASWCSTREDECHNRTWSQSDLCLSRSAYLEKYLGPCRSPFFLPMCITYLLIFVVGVLGNSLTCIVIARHRVMRTTTNYYLFSLAISDLLVLLLGLPLELYELWSNYPFLFGVTGCFFKTCLFETVCFASVLNVTALSVERYRAVVHPLQAKHMATHAHAKRVILLLWAVSLMCALPNTSLHGVETLNPRFGLTFPDSGVCTVVHDRWIYNLLVQVTALLFFLLPMLTITVLYVLIGLQLHRERDCFDSKIGLSQDGVNQRARHRQVTKMLCALVIVFGICWAPFHIDRVMWSYINEWTAENHNVFEYVHLLSGVFFYLSSVVNPILYNLMSSRFREMFREVVCQKDHRQLSMSKVTLRSVVSASFSASNSVSFSVKFNPRGLPHTL